The Candidatus Thiothrix anitrata genome includes the window ATCAGCAATGGCTCGTCGCCCAGCCCAGCGGCTTGACGTTGATAGCCGCGACTCACCACCCCCGGTTGATACCCTGCCTGACGCAATAGCTCAACCAGCCAAATCACTAACGGGGTTTTGCCCGTACCGCCAGCGGTCAGGTTGCCCACCACAATGACTGGCACGGGATGCTGGATTTGCTGACGTTGTTGCTGCCAGCGATTCAGCGCGTTGAGCAGGCAATAAAGCGCGGTTAACGGCAATAACAGGTATTTAGCCAGCCACCGCTGACCGTACCAAACTTCCAGCAGCCATTGCTCAAACTGGCGTTTCATCACGGAACTGCATGGCGTGCAAACGTGCGTATTGACCGCCCAAAGCCAGTAATTCAGCGTGTTGACCCGACTCGATAATGGCTCCGTCGTGCATTACCAAAATACGGTCTGCGTTTTCAATGGTGGAAAGCCGGTGGGCAATAATGAAGGTGGTGCGGTTCGCGAGTAAGCGTTCCAGCGCGGCCTGAATATGGCGTTCGGATTCGGTATCAAGTGCGGAAGTCGCTTCATCCAAGATCAAAACGGGCGCGGGGGATAAAATAGCACGGGCAATCGACAGCCGTTGGCGTTGCCCACCGGATAAAGTTACGCCGTTATCGCCAATCAACGTATCGAAACCTTGCGGCAATTTCTCGATAAATTCCAGCGCGTAAGCGGCTTCAGCAGCGGCTTTGATTGCATCGTCAGGCATTCCACGCATATCGCCGTAAGCAATATTATTGCGCACACTGTCATTAAACAACACGATGTCTTGCCCCACGTAAGCGATTTGCGCCCGCAAATTCGCCAGTTGCAACTCGGCTAACGGCACGTCATCCAGCGTAATTACCCCGCTACTGACATCGTGGAAGCGCGGTAATAAATTAACTAACGTGGTTTTACCACTACCCGATTTGCCCACCAAAGCAATTTTTTCGCCCGGTTTAACGTCGACAGTAATATTGCGTAATACCGCTTTATCGGTTCCCGGATACACAAAGTTAACGTCCTGCAAACGCACCGCACCTTGGCAATGGCTTAAAGTGCGCGTGCCGTTATCGGGTTCTGGCGGGCTGTCCAATAAGCCGAAAATGCCTTCACCCGCTGCAATCGCAGTTTGTAATTGCAGGTTCAATTGCGTCAGGTTACGGATTGGCGTTAACAATAAAATCATCGACATAATGAAAGACATGAACGTGCCGGGCGAGAGTGTTTCCAATGTCGATTCGCGTGTCGCAATGTACACCATCGCAGCTAATGCCAACGCCACCATGAACTGCACCAGTGGCGTACTGAGCAATTCAGTCACCATGCGCTTCATTTGCAATGCCATATTATGCACATTGGCTTCATGAAAACGCTGGGATTCGTAAGCTTGCCCGTTAAAAATACGCATGATTTTGTAGCCGCGAATCATCTCGTGGGAAATTTGCAGTCACATCCCCCACCGAATCCTGTACTTTATGGCTCAAACGACGCATCCGTCGCGTCACATACACCACAATCAATGCAATGAACGGCACTACAAACATCATGCCCAGAGTCAATTGCCAGCTTTGATAAAACATTAACGCTAACAACCCTAAGATCGTCACTGAATCCTGCACCAGCGAAGTCACCCCACGAATGCTCGCGTTTGCCACCTGATCAGCGTAATAACTGACGTAAGCCAGCAATTTGCCGGATGGAGTGGTTTCAAAAAAGGGAATGGGTAAACGCAGCATATGGCTGAAAATCTGATCACGCAGGACTTGAGTGACTTTGCGTCCAACCAGCCCCATGTAATAGCCGGATAAAAACATCGCGGCTCCGCGTAACAGGAAAATACCCAAAATACCCAGTGGCAACCACTGGATCACTGAAGCATCTTTTTGCAGAATGGCTTTATCCAGCAATGGCCCCAGAATCCACGCAAATAACGGCTGGGTTATCGCCCCTGCGACTAAACCCACCACCGCCAACAGTAAATAAGGCCAATATTTCAGCGAATAACCGAGCAGTCGTCGATAAACCGACCAGCCGGTAGTCTGGGGTGTTGTCATCCTAATCCTAAGGTTTACGGGCAGACTCAGTAGTCGCCATCGAAAAATTCGTCAAACCAAGCCGTCCAGCAATGTCCATCGCCGTAAGCACTGATTGATAGCTAACGCCAGCATCAGCGGAAATCAATAACGGTGGCGCATTCTGACCCTTCGCTTGCATGTCATCTAACGTCTGACTCATCGCCTGAAACAGCGTTTCCGGCTTATTGTTCAGTACTTCACGTCCATTGATATAGTAACGCCCCTGCCCATCAATCAACAAATCTAACTTATCGTTCTGATCTGATGGCACAACCATCGTCTCAGCCGTTGGTAGCTCAATTTTAATTTGAGCATTTTTATCAAACGTGGTCGTCACCATGAAAAAAATCAGCAGCATAAACACCACGTCAATCAACGATGTCAAATCGACGGTGCTTTCACGGCGTTCACGGGTGCGAAATTTCATGCCGCATTTCCTCCACGCGCTGGCGGTGTAGGTCGTGCAGCAGCGGCAGCAGCTTGAGCAGCAGCACTTGCCGCCGACGGACGCGCAGCAGCACTGGGCGGTTGCGGGGTTTTACGGTTGGAATTAGTAATTTCGATTAAGCGCAGAGCTTCACGCTCCATCGTGGTTACATACCCATTAACACGCGCTTTAAAATAACGCTCGAATACTAGGGTCACAATCGCAATCAGCAAACCCGCCACCGTGGTGATCAATGCTTCAGAAATACCGCCTGCCAATTGTTGCGGATTACCCACCCCTGCGGTATTAATCGCGCTGAACACGCCAATCATGCCCAAAACCGTTCCCAGTAAACCCATCATCGGCGTAATGGTAACAATCGTGCTCAACGCTGGCAGATAACGCTCCAACTCCTGCACCGCATGTCGCCCGGCTTCCTCAACGTTTTCTTTCATAATGTGGCGCGGTAATTCACGACTATCCAAACCTGTTGCTAACACCCGCCCCATCAATGAACCGTTGCGTAACTCATCAATTTGTGCATCCAGCAAGCGCGGACTACTAGCAAGTTTACGGGCGCGTTCCATATCTTCGGCAGGGACTACTTTACCAACGCGCAACGACATAAAACGCTCAATGATGATCGCGACTGCGATGATCGAACTCAAGATCAGCGGGAACATCATAATGCCGCCGGATTGAATTAATTCAAACATACCTATTCATGCCTCATTTTTATAAGATTTAGCCCAGTTGGTGTATGATAAGCGATTAACGTCAACGAATAAACGTAAACAATAATAACAAAGTAGTTTCATTATGATACGCCGAATGACTAGCCTTAACCTTAACCAAACCATTGCCCCAACACGCCTTCAGTGGCTATTAGGGGAGGATGATTGCATTCAGCCCGCTTGTAATCAAGCTGTAACAAAGCCCCACTATATTGGTGCGCCATTAGCATTACAGCATAACCGGAAGTGCCACACCATGCAGGAAGATAACCCGCCATTTGATTTGGCTAACCCACAATACTATATCAATCGTGAACTCAGTCTATTGGCCTTCAACTGCCGTGTCCTTGAGTTAGCCCAAGATGCCAGCCTGCCCTTGCTGGAGCGTTTGAAATTTTTGTGCATTTCCAGCTCCAACCTTGACGAGTTTTTCGAGGTGCGCGTTGCCAGCCTCAAACAGCAACTGAGTCTGGAACTGACCTCCATCGGCGCGGATGCGTTATCCCCCACAGCGGCGTTGCAACGCATCCATGAAGTCACCCACGATTTGGTGGATCGTCAATACAAGCTATTGAACGAAACACTGATTCCCGCGTTGAAACAAGAGCGCATCCACTTTGTCAGGCGCACCCATTGGGATGCCACCCAACGTGCTTGGCTGTCGGATTACTTTGACCGCGAATTGATGCCACTGCTCAGCCCGCTGGGGCTTGACCCGGCACATCCGTTCCCGAATGTGATTAACAAAAGCCTCAATTTCATTGTCAGCCTCAACGGTACGGATGCATTCGGGCGTGAAATTGACACCGCGATTGTGCAAGCACCACGCACGTTACCGCGCATTATTCGCCTGCCAACAGCGATGGCTCCCAGTGAAAACAGTTTTGTGTTTTTGTCATCCATTTTACACGCCTTCATTGACCGCTTATTCCCTGAAATGATGGTGCTGGGGTGCTACCAATTCCGCCTGACCCGCAACAGCAATATGTATGTCGATGAGGAAGAAATCGACGATCTGTTACAAGCGATGCAAGGCGGCTTACCGCAGCGTAATCACGGTGCGGTGGTGCGATTGGAAGTGTCGGATCATTGCCCGCAAGACAATATCGACTACCTGCTGGAGCAATTCCAACTCAGCGCAGCGGATGTTTACAACGTTAATGGCCCGGTAAATCTGAATCGGTTAATGGCTATTTGTGATCTGGCGGATCGCCCGGATTTACGTTTCCCGCCGTTTCGTCCCGCACCTTCGTTGGTAGAACATCACCCGGATTTGTTTGCACGGATTCGCCAAGGCGATGTATTGCTGCATCATCCTTACCAAAGCTTCCAATCGGTGGTCGATTTTATTGCGCAAGCCGCCAAAGACCCGGAAGTTCTCGCGATTAAAATGACCTTGTACCGCACTGGTAAGCAATCCATTTTAGTGGAACACCTCGCACGGGCAGCGCGTGCTGGCAAAGAAGTTACCGTAGTGATGGAATTGCGGGCGCGATTTGATGAGGAAGCCAATATCGGCCTCACCAGTCAATTGCAACACGCCGGAGCGCACGTGGTTTACGGAGTGGTAGGTTACAAAACGCACGCCAAACTGTGTCTGGTGGTGCGTCGCGAAGCCGGTCGCTTACACCGTTACGCGCACCTCGGCACGGGCAATTACCACGCGGGAACCGCACGGCTTTACACCGATTTCGGGTTATTCACGGTTAATGCGGCGATTACCGAAGACTTGCATAAAATCTTCCACATGCTCACCGGCTTGGGGCGCATCCACGATCTCAAGCATTTGCTGGCTTCACCGTTTACCTTGCACACCGCTGTGATTGCCAAAATTCAGCGCGAAATCGAACACGCCCGCGAAGGGAAAGCAGCCTTGATTCAGGCACGCATGAATTCCTTGATTGAACCGCAAGTCATTGAAGCACTGTATCAAGCCTCACAAGCAGGGGTGCAAGTGAATCTGATTGTGCGCGGCATTTGCTGCTTACGCCCCGGCATTCCCGGTGTGTCGACCAATATTCATGTGCGTTCGGTAATGGGACGGTTTTTGGAACATCCGCGTGTGTTTCATTTCCTGAATGACGGTGATGAGGAATTGTACTGTTCCAGTGCGGACTGGATGCCACGCAATTTCTTCCGGCGGGTGGAAGTCGCGTTTCCGATTTTGAATAAAAAGCTGCGCCAGCGCATTATGCATGAAGCGTTTGAATTGTACTTACAGGACAACACTCAAGCGTGGGAATTGCAGGCGGATGGGGCGTATATACGGCGCGAACCTGCACCGGACGAAGTAGCCTCAACAGCGCAACAACAATTGTTGCAACTGCTGAGTCCCAGCCACCTTTAACGTTTGTAAAGGTGTGGGGCACGAGCGCGGTTAGTATTTAAGCCCGCCCGTCCCGGCTTTCCTGTCCCAAACGGTGATAAATATACTGAAGAAACCCGTCCGCCCGATTTACTGGAATACCCCCCGTTAGCACCCGCTACACCGCCCGCCGGTAATGGCACTGCCTCACCACTCAAGCGGTTATAAACCGTTAATACGCGGCGCACGTAATGCTGGGTTTCGTTATAAGGTGGAATACCTTTGTATTTATCAACTGCACCCTCGCCTGCGTTATAAGCAGCCAGTGACTTGTACAGATCACCGTTGTAACGCTTCATCAGCCAACTCAGATAACGTGTGCCACCATGAATATTTTGGCTGGTATTAAACGCATCTGATACCCCGAAACGAGCCGCTGTTGCCGGAATCAATTGCATCAAACCTTGCGCACCTTTAGGAGACACCGCCGTGCTGTTGTAACAGGACTCCACCGCAATCACGGCTTTCACCATCGCCGCATTAACCCCGTACTTATTGGCATAGGTATTAATGGATTCTAGGTGTGGGGTAGCTTTGCGCTCAATGCCCTCGGCATTGGTGCTGCCACAAACATGCATTGAACGCTGTTTCACTGGCTCTTCGGTTGACGCTTGAGCAACGGACAACACACTGATACCGCATAAAACGGTGGAAAAAATCATCAGGAAACGCTTCATGCGTTAATCTCCGCGCTAAAGACAGATAAATACATTAGCAAATACTGATACATTAGTCGTTATTTTTTAATGGAAGTTCCAAGAAGCATAGCACGACACCATGAAAAATGCGGTTCGCCAACGCAAAAAGGGAGTCACTGCGCACAGTAACTCCCCTCTTAGTCAGTCCGAAAAAACCTTAGATGTCGCGTAACAGCTCGTTAATGCCCACTTTGCTGCGGGTTTTCGCGTCAACTTTCTTGACGATAACGGCGCAATACAAGCTGTATTTACCATCGCTGGAAGGCAAGTTACCGGAAACCACTACCGAACCTGCCGGAACACGCCCGTACATGACTTCGCCGGTTTCACGGTCATAAATGCGCGTGCTTTGACCGATGTAAACGCCCATTGAAATCACTGCGCCCTCTTCCACGATCACGCCTTCCACCACTTCGGAACGTGCGCCGATGAAGCAGTTGTCTTCGATAATGGTCGGACCTGCTTGCACTGGCTCTAACACGCCGCCGATGCCTACGCCGCCGGACAAATGCACGTTCTTGCCAATTTGTGCGCAAGAACCCACGGTTGCCCACGTATCCACCATCGTGCCGCTATCCACATACGCGCCAATATTGACGTAAGACGGCATCAATACGCAGCCGGGAGCGATGTAAGAGCCACGACGCGCAATCGCATTCGGCACAACGCGAACGCCACCTGCGGCAAACTCATCCGCGCTCATGCCCGCAAATTTGGATGGCACTTTGTCGTAATACTGCGTGCAACCGCCATCCATCACTTCGTTATCGTTCAAACGGAAAGACAACAACACGGCTTTTTTCAGCCACTGGTTCACTTCCCAGTTACCCACGCCATGCTGGGTAGCAATGCGCAATTTACCGGCATTCAGCAATTCCAGCGCGGCATTCACCGCTTCACGGGTTTTCGCGTCCGCATTGCGTGGGTTGATGTCGGCACGACGCTCGAACGCTTCTTCGATAATACTTTGTAATTCAGTAACTTCTGACATTTTAATCTCCATAGTTAAAGGGTTTCGACCACGTGCCGGATACGTCCAGCCGCTTCGATACAAGCTTCCAGCGAAGCCACCAGCGCAAGGCGCACCCGCCCTGCCCCCGGATTCAGCCCATCGGCTTCGCGTGATAAATAACTACCCGGAACCACATTCACATGTGCTCGTGCGAATAATTCACGGGTAAAGGTTGCGTCATCTACCGGCGTTTGCGGCCACAAATAAAAACCAGCAGCAGGCATTGCTACTGCCATGACTGGCGCGAGTATTTCCATCACTGCCGTGAATTTTTGTCGGTATAATTCGCGATTGAGCAATACGTGCGCTTCATCATTCCAAGCAGCGGCACTCGCAACCTGAAACGGCGGCGGCATCGCACAACCGTGATAGGTGCGATACAGCAAGAACTGTTGTAACACATCCGCATCACCTGCCACGAATCCTGAGCGCATTCCCGGTGCATTAGAACGCTTCGACAAGCTATGAAATACCACACAACGCTTCCAAGTGGTATTCCCCATTTGTGCGGCGGCCTGTAACAAACCGGCTGGCGGCTGAGTTTCATCGACATACAACTCGGAATAGCACTCGTCCGAAGCGACGATAAAATCATACTGTTCCGCCAAACGTAATACCTGTTGCAAGGTTTCCAGCGGCATCACCGCGCCAGTCGGATTACCGGGGCTGCAAATGTACAAAAGCTGGCAACGTTGCCACACTTCAGGCTCTACCGCTGCGAAATCCGGGATAAAACCGTTCTCTTGGGTACAATTGAGAAACACCGGTTGCGCACCAGCCAAAAGTGCCGCACCTTCGTAAATCTGATAAAACGGGTTGGGCATCACCACACTAGCATCTGCTGAGCGTTTCACCACCGCTTGTGCAAACGCAAACAACGCTTCACGCGTGCCATTCACCGGCAATACATGCCGCTCAACATCCACACTCCCCATAGGCAACTGAAAACGGCGTGTCAGCCATCCGGCAATTGCTTCACGCAAACCCGGATTACCTTTGGTCAATGGGTAATTCGCCAAACCCGCCATGTTAGCTTTAATCGCTTCATGGATAAAATCCGGGGTCGGGTGTTTAGGTTCGCCCATTGCCAGCGATACCATAGGCAATGCTGGCGGCGTAATACCGTTGAGTAATGCGCGAATACGCTCAAAGGGGTAAGGTTGCAAACGGGCAAGATCAGGATTCATACGCAGTGGTGTTTCCGATGATTCACAGCAAAATTGCGAGTATACCTGAAAACGAAAAAGCCCCAAACAGGGGCTTTTTCTAAAGCGAGCGATAGCTCATGGATTACTTAGATTGAGCAACCATGAAATCAACCGCAGCTTTCACTTCCGCATCAGACAGCGCAGGGTTGCCGCCTTTTGCTGGCATTGCGCCCTTACCATTCAGCGACGTGGCGTACATTGCATCATTACCTGTCGCAATACGTGGTGCCCAAGCCGCTTTATCACCCAACTTCGGTGCGCCAGCCACGCCGGAATCATGGCAGCTAAAGCACAATCCTTTATAAACTTTCTCACCGTTTACTGCACCGACTGCCTGTGTAGCATCTGCCGCAGTCTGAGCCGCAGCATCAGCGGTTTGCGCTGCTGCATCGCCAGTTGCTGTAGCCGCAGAATCTACTGCCTTAGTAGTTGCATCGCCCGCTGCTTTCGCTGCATCAGCCGCTGCTTGAGTCGCAGAATCAGCCGCTTGCGTTGCCGCTGTGCCTGCTGCTTTTGCTGCATCGCCCATTGCAGTTGCCGCGCTATTAGCCGCGTCAGTCATTGCAGTCATTGGGTTGCTACTAGGCGCAGGGGCTGGGGCTGCCGCAGGAGCAGCCGCTGGAGCTGCTTGTGCCGGGGCTGCAGCTTGCTCAGCTGGCTTCGCTTCTTCAGCTTTTGGAGCTTCAGCTTTAGGTGCTTCTGTCTCATTACAACCAGTTAATACGCCTAAAGCCAGAAATAGTGCGGAAACGCTAACAACGATTTTTTTCATAATATGACTCTCCTAATTTGAAACAACGTGAAGTTTTACTTAATTTATGGGTGAGTCATCGTAAATGAGCGGTATAACTATGTCAATTCAAACTTTTACAAGGCACTTGAGTCTCATCCGTTAGGGAATTATGCTCTCACTTTAATCAAAACACGACTGACACCATGACCGATTCACACCCTTACCTACAGACTTTTCGTGGCTCTTTTATGGGCGTATTACGCTGGCATCAATTAGATCATTTATGGGAACAAGTGCGGGCAGATTCACAAGCATGGTACGTCTACGCCGTTGGTGAGGAGCCGCCCACTCAAGCTTTAAACGGCGATGCGCTCCATAGAGTGGTGCAGGAACTTGATGCATTATTACGCCAAGAACACGCGGAAGATTACTGCGGAATCGTCTACACTGATAGCATGAATCATCCAACCTACATCAAGGTCTTTGACCCCAACAACCTTGGCTCGACTTGTGGCTCTAGCGGCAACCCGCCACTGCCCGGTTGGATACTTTCACACATGCAACCGATTAACCTGCCAGCAGCCCTACCACAACCCGGTAACCGGCGACGTTGGTGGCAAAAACTCTTCAGCCATGCTCACTAAAATGAACCATTACCTCATCCGCGTCTGCTGCGCCTGCTTACTATGCGGCGTAGCGCAATTCAGTTACGCACAAGAAACAAGCAATAACATCCTCCAAGCCGATTTACAGAAAATTCTGCAAGAGCTACAACAACTTGAACAAGAAAACATACGGCTAGAACAAGCCCTTCAGGAAGCTCTCGAAGCTAATCAGGCATTGGATGCGGAAATCGAAAAAATCCGCCCCGAAGTCGCAAGCTTACCGCTACCACCGCAGTAAAGTGTCACTGCCCGCGCTTAAGCTGGCGAATCAGGAAACGTGCCGGATGCAATTGCTGATAAAGCGTTGCCTGCACCGGTAACGGCTCCCCCGTCAGCACTGCCGCGAGTAACGCCGCGCTCAAGCCACTGGTGGTTAAACCCCGCGAACCAAACCCCGCCGCAATGAACACATTCGGCTGGTACTGTGCCTGCGGGTAATGCTGACGCGGATTGCCGTAACGTAATGGCGCATACGCTTGCTGAAAAAATTCCAGATCCGGCAATGCCCCGACCACAGGATAACGGTCGGGTGTCGTCATGCGCACCGCCGCGTGACTGCTGGTTATCGCGCCTAAACTATCGGCAAAATCCGGCAAGTAATCCCGCAATTGCTGCGTATTGACGGCATCTGCCGCTGCATTTAACACCGGCTCATGCTGATTGCGCACAAACGTTGCCCCGAAAATATGCTGCCCCGCCACTGATGGGGTTAAATAACCTTCATGCCCTAAGGTTGTCTTTAAGCGTGCACTGGCTGGCGACGCAGCCGCTGCACTGGTTTGCCCCATGACTGGCTGGAAAGGCAAAAATGCGGTTTGCGCCCAACGATCGGCTTCACGTCCACTGGCAATGATAGTAATGCCCTCACCCGCCAGCGTGGTGCTATCCGATAAAGTACGCACTTCAATGCGGTCATGCGCCACCAATGCCGCACACAGACTC containing:
- a CDS encoding ATP-binding cassette domain-containing protein, whose amino-acid sequence is MRIFNGQAYESQRFHEANVHNMALQMKRMVTELLSTPLVQFMVALALAAMVYIATRESTLETLSPGTFMSFIMSMILLLTPIRNLTQLNLQLQTAIAAGEGIFGLLDSPPEPDNGTRTLSHCQGAVRLQDVNFVYPGTDKAVLRNITVDVKPGEKIALVGKSGSGKTTLVNLLPRFHDVSSGVITLDDVPLAELQLANLRAQIAYVGQDIVLFNDSVRNNIAYGDMRGMPDDAIKAAAEAAYALEFIEKLPQGFDTLIGDNGVTLSGGQRQRLSIARAILSPAPVLILDEATSALDTESERHIQAALERLLANRTTFIIAHRLSTIENADRILVMHDGAIIESGQHAELLALGGQYARLHAMQFRDETPV
- the dapC gene encoding succinyldiaminopimelate transaminase; the encoded protein is MNPDLARLQPYPFERIRALLNGITPPALPMVSLAMGEPKHPTPDFIHEAIKANMAGLANYPLTKGNPGLREAIAGWLTRRFQLPMGSVDVERHVLPVNGTREALFAFAQAVVKRSADASVVMPNPFYQIYEGAALLAGAQPVFLNCTQENGFIPDFAAVEPEVWQRCQLLYICSPGNPTGAVMPLETLQQVLRLAEQYDFIVASDECYSELYVDETQPPAGLLQAAAQMGNTTWKRCVVFHSLSKRSNAPGMRSGFVAGDADVLQQFLLYRTYHGCAMPPPFQVASAAAWNDEAHVLLNRELYRQKFTAVMEILAPVMAVAMPAAGFYLWPQTPVDDATFTRELFARAHVNVVPGSYLSREADGLNPGAGRVRLALVASLEACIEAAGRIRHVVETL
- a CDS encoding MotA/TolQ/ExbB proton channel family protein is translated as MFELIQSGGIMMFPLILSSIIAVAIIIERFMSLRVGKVVPAEDMERARKLASSPRLLDAQIDELRNGSLMGRVLATGLDSRELPRHIMKENVEEAGRHAVQELERYLPALSTIVTITPMMGLLGTVLGMIGVFSAINTAGVGNPQQLAGGISEALITTVAGLLIAIVTLVFERYFKARVNGYVTTMEREALRLIEITNSNRKTPQPPSAAARPSAASAAAQAAAAAARPTPPARGGNAA
- the ppk1 gene encoding polyphosphate kinase 1 — protein: MQEDNPPFDLANPQYYINRELSLLAFNCRVLELAQDASLPLLERLKFLCISSSNLDEFFEVRVASLKQQLSLELTSIGADALSPTAALQRIHEVTHDLVDRQYKLLNETLIPALKQERIHFVRRTHWDATQRAWLSDYFDRELMPLLSPLGLDPAHPFPNVINKSLNFIVSLNGTDAFGREIDTAIVQAPRTLPRIIRLPTAMAPSENSFVFLSSILHAFIDRLFPEMMVLGCYQFRLTRNSNMYVDEEEIDDLLQAMQGGLPQRNHGAVVRLEVSDHCPQDNIDYLLEQFQLSAADVYNVNGPVNLNRLMAICDLADRPDLRFPPFRPAPSLVEHHPDLFARIRQGDVLLHHPYQSFQSVVDFIAQAAKDPEVLAIKMTLYRTGKQSILVEHLARAARAGKEVTVVMELRARFDEEANIGLTSQLQHAGAHVVYGVVGYKTHAKLCLVVRREAGRLHRYAHLGTGNYHAGTARLYTDFGLFTVNAAITEDLHKIFHMLTGLGRIHDLKHLLASPFTLHTAVIAKIQREIEHAREGKAALIQARMNSLIEPQVIEALYQASQAGVQVNLIVRGICCLRPGIPGVSTNIHVRSVMGRFLEHPRVFHFLNDGDEELYCSSADWMPRNFFRRVEVAFPILNKKLRQRIMHEAFELYLQDNTQAWELQADGAYIRREPAPDEVASTAQQQLLQLLSPSHL
- the mnmC gene encoding FAD-dependent 5-carboxymethylaminomethyl-2-thiouridine(34) oxidoreductase MnmC → MQRWLSIAQQTSDAIAPWFALPQVTNSKLATVVGGGVAGCQIAHALAERGWYVTLLERHSRLATEASGNRAGVLLPKMTAESSWGEAFYCQAFVYALKQLRQLEQAGHTVEWAQCGALQLAHEPREAARQQAIAKRAFPADFVQIVDASTASALAGIPLTTGASYFPQAGWVNPASLCAALVAHDRIEVRTLSDSTTLAGEGITIIASGREADRWAQTAFLPFQPVMGQTSAAAASPASARLKTTLGHEGYLTPSVAGQHIFGATFVRNQHEPVLNAAADAVNTQQLRDYLPDFADSLGAITSSHAAVRMTTPDRYPVVGALPDLEFFQQAYAPLRYGNPRQHYPQAQYQPNVFIAAGFGSRGLTTSGLSAALLAAVLTGEPLPVQATLYQQLHPARFLIRQLKRGQ
- a CDS encoding ABC transporter permease; the protein is MTTPQTTGWSVYRRLLGYSLKYWPYLLLAVVGLVAGAITQPLFAWILGPLLDKAILQKDASVIQWLPLGILGIFLLRGAAMFLSGYYMGLVGRKVTQVLRDQIFSHMLRLPIPFFETTPSGKLLAYVSYYADQVANASIRGVTSLVQDSVTILGLLALMFYQSWQLTLGMMFVVPFIALIVVYVTRRMRRLSHKVQDSVGDVTANFPRDDSRLQNHAYF
- a CDS encoding c-type cytochrome, translated to MKKIVVSVSALFLALGVLTGCNETEAPKAEAPKAEEAKPAEQAAAPAQAAPAAAPAAAPAPAPSSNPMTAMTDAANSAATAMGDAAKAAGTAATQAADSATQAAADAAKAAGDATTKAVDSAATATGDAAAQTADAAAQTAADATQAVGAVNGEKVYKGLCFSCHDSGVAGAPKLGDKAAWAPRIATGNDAMYATSLNGKGAMPAKGGNPALSDAEVKAAVDFMVAQSK
- the dapD gene encoding 2,3,4,5-tetrahydropyridine-2,6-dicarboxylate N-succinyltransferase translates to MSEVTELQSIIEEAFERRADINPRNADAKTREAVNAALELLNAGKLRIATQHGVGNWEVNQWLKKAVLLSFRLNDNEVMDGGCTQYYDKVPSKFAGMSADEFAAGGVRVVPNAIARRGSYIAPGCVLMPSYVNIGAYVDSGTMVDTWATVGSCAQIGKNVHLSGGVGIGGVLEPVQAGPTIIEDNCFIGARSEVVEGVIVEEGAVISMGVYIGQSTRIYDRETGEVMYGRVPAGSVVVSGNLPSSDGKYSLYCAVIVKKVDAKTRSKVGINELLRDI
- a CDS encoding ExbD/TolR family protein, translated to MKFRTRERRESTVDLTSLIDVVFMLLIFFMVTTTFDKNAQIKIELPTAETMVVPSDQNDKLDLLIDGQGRYYINGREVLNNKPETLFQAMSQTLDDMQAKGQNAPPLLISADAGVSYQSVLTAMDIAGRLGLTNFSMATTESARKP
- a CDS encoding lytic transglycosylase domain-containing protein, which translates into the protein MKRFLMIFSTVLCGISVLSVAQASTEEPVKQRSMHVCGSTNAEGIERKATPHLESINTYANKYGVNAAMVKAVIAVESCYNSTAVSPKGAQGLMQLIPATAARFGVSDAFNTSQNIHGGTRYLSWLMKRYNGDLYKSLAAYNAGEGAVDKYKGIPPYNETQHYVRRVLTVYNRLSGEAVPLPAGGVAGANGGYSSKSGGRVSSVYLSPFGTGKPGRAGLNTNRARAPHLYKR